CAACTCGGCGCGGTCGGCCATCGCCCGCACCACCGGTGAACAGCTGCCCAGGTCGATCCGGGGCAGGGCGAGGTTGCCGTACCAGGCGAGCAGGAACGCGTCGCGTTCGATCAGCTCCAGCAGCCCGAACAGCGCCGCCTCCTCCACGCAGCTTCCGGTGGCGCAGCCGCTGGAGGACGACAGCACGAAGGTGTCGTCCGAGGCCGGGGAGCTGTAGAAGCAGAGCCGGCGGGGCACCAGGACCGGCCGGTCGGTGTGCAGATTGTGACCCCACACCCACGGTATGGGCCGCTCGGGAGCGAACCGACGCAGGATGGGATCGGCGTCGTACACCGCGTCGGGATAGCTGCCGCAGCTGTCCGGATGCAGCGCGTGCGCGCTGACGTCCGCGTAGGCCGCGACGACGGGGGTGACGTTGCGCCGGCGATGGGTGCCCGCGTAACGCTCCAGGCCCTCCAGGTAGGCCAACGACCGGCTGGCGGCGTAGCCGGTCGCCTGGCCGCTCCACGAGACGTCGAGCAGCCCGCCGTAGCCACGGATGAAGACGCTGCCGGTGACCGGCGCGGTGGTGGGTGAGGTGATGGTGAGCTGGGTGCCCGCGCCCAGGGCTCCGCAGACCGGGTTGACCAGCGCGGCCTGCGGCATCGGATAGGCGTCGGCGGCACGCAGGCGGTACACGTCCGGGTCCGGTTTGGTCCGGGTCTGCCGTGCGCCCACGGTGGCCGTGGGCCCGTCGGGCTGCGGCACGCCGCAGGTGGGGCAGCGTGGCTCGGCCAGCACCGGATAGCTGCGCACCCGCAGGCTGCCCAGGTCCAGCCGGCTGACCCGGGCAAGCGTGCCGCTGTGCCGGTCCCAGGTGTGCGGTGGTGGCGGTGGTGGGCCGGCGTACACGGCCCGGTAGAGATCCCAGACGGCGTCGAGTTGGTAGGCGGTCAGGTGCGGCCACGGGCCGACCGCCGTCGGCCGATCGCCGACCTCCAGGGCGTCGCGTTCGCTGCGGGTACGCAGTCGTTGCCAGCGGATGGCCAGGC
This is a stretch of genomic DNA from Micromonospora sp. WMMD1082. It encodes these proteins:
- a CDS encoding TOMM precursor leader peptide-binding protein translates to MTTTATAAARPAPLSAAAARLGEHLRRRWEARPVGGAPRVVTLGGADALGAAQPDRRHATVHLSADAVLIGPRGGAVPHPACGHCLAIRWQRLRTRSERDALEVGDRPTAVGPWPHLTAYQLDAVWDLYRAVYAGPPPPPPHTWDRHSGTLARVSRLDLGSLRVRSYPVLAEPRCPTCGVPQPDGPTATVGARQTRTKPDPDVYRLRAADAYPMPQAALVNPVCGALGAGTQLTITSPTTAPVTGSVFIRGYGGLLDVSWSGQATGYAASRSLAYLEGLERYAGTHRRRNVTPVVAAYADVSAHALHPDSCGSYPDAVYDADPILRRFAPERPIPWVWGHNLHTDRPVLVPRRLCFYSSPASDDTFVLSSSSGCATGSCVEEAALFGLLELIERDAFLLAWYGNLALPRIDLGSCSPVVRAMADRAELQGYRLLAFDNRVDLDVPVVTSLAVRHDGGPGMLSFAAAAHVDPHRAVAGALAEALTYIPHQPGTVHRRRAELELMADDYTLVRRLPDHSALFGLPRMAVHAGTYLDGADPLPAERVFGDYRPARTWNLLDDLHRVLDTLRERGFEAIMVDQTTPEQETIGLRSVCVIVPGLLPIDFGWTRQRAPHLPRLRTAPRAAGLAGGDLTDADLRLVPHPFP